The genomic DNA CTGACCCGCGCGCAGGAGACCTGGTACGCCCTGGCCGGTCTCCGCGAGCGCGTCACCAGCACGATCTCGATCGCCACCGAGCGGGTGCGGCACGCCAGCGACCAGCCCGACGAGGTGCGCACCGGCCGCGACCCCGAGGCGCTCGAGCGCGAGGCCGAGGCGGTCGCCGCGCAGGAGGCGGACCTGCTCGCCGAGGTCGCCCGCCGCTCGGCCGCCCTGGCCGAGGCCACGGCGGCGAGGGCCGCCGCCGAGGAGGCGCACCGCGCCGAGGAGCAGCGCTACGCCGCCCTCGTGCGCGCGGCGGCCGACCGGCGCGAGGGTCTCGTCCGCCTCCACGGCCAGGTCGAGGCGCTGCGCAGCCGCGGGGAGGCCGCCGACGCCGAGCTCGAACGGCTCGCGACCGCGCGCGGCGAGGCCGAGCGTCGGGCGGAGGAGGCGACGCTGGCCTTCACCGCCCTCGAGTCGCGCATCGCCGGGCTCGACGACGGCGAGCTGGGCCTGGACAGCCAGTACGAGGAGGCCGCCGCCGCGCTGGAGGCCGTGGAGGTCCGCCGCCGCGAGCTGCGCGAGGCCGAGACGGCGGCCGCCCAGGAGCGGGCCGCGCTCGCCGCCCGGGTCGACGCGCTCGGGCTCGGCCTGCAGCGCAAGGACGCCGCGGCCGCCCTGCTCGCCGAGGGCTCGACCGTGACCGGCCTGCTCGGCTCGCTCTCGACGCTGCTGCGGGTGGAGCCCGGGCTGGAGACCGCGGTCGCCGCCGCCCTGGGCACGCTCGCCGACGCCGTCGCGGTCGAGGGGCTCGACACCGCCTTCGCCGCCGTCGACCACCTGAAGACCGAGGACCTCGGGCGGGCCGGGCTGCTCGTCGTGGGAGCACCCACCCCGATCCGGTCGGAGGACCGCGACGGGGCCGACGTGCTTCCCGACGGCTCACGCTGGGCCACCGACGTCGTCCAGGCGCCCGAGCCCCTCCGGCCGGCCCTCGCCCGCGCCCTGCACCTGGTCGCCGTCGTCGAGGACCTCGCGGCGGCCCGGTCGTTCGTCCAGGCGCGGCCCGAGGTCACCGCCGTCACGCGCGCCGGGGACGTGGTCGCCGCGCACCTGGTGTCCGGCGGGTCGAGCGCGCAGCCGTCGCTGCTCGAGGCGCAGGCCGCGCTCGACGAGGCCGGGGAGCGGCTCGCCGCCGCCGAGCACACGCTCGAGCGCCTGCGCTTCACGCGGGCGGGTGTCGAGGACGAGCACCGCGACGCCGCCGAGGCCGTCGAGGTCGCGCTGGCCCGCCTGCACGAGTCGGACGCGGTGATGTCCGCCCTGGCCGAGGAGCTCGGCCAGCGCAGCGCGCAGGCCCGCGGCTCGAGCGCCGAGGCGGGCCGGCTGGGCCAGGCCATCGAGCAGGCCCGGGGGACCCACGCCGAGGACGCCGCGCGCCTCGTGGCGCTGCAGGAGCGCCTCGCCGCAGCCGAGGAGCCCACGGGGGACGAGGAGCCCGACCCGGCGCAGCGCGACGCGCTGGGGGAGCGCGCCCGCCTGGCCCGGGCCGGCGAGATGGACGCGCGGCTCGCCCTGCGGACCCAGGAGGAGCGGGCCCGGGCCCTGTCCGGCCGGGCCGACACGCTGCGACGGGCCGCGCGGGCGGAGCGCGACTCGCGGGCCAAGGCGCACGCCCGGCGCGAGCGGATGCAGCGCGAGGCGCGGACGGCGGCCGCCGTCCGGCTCGGCGCCGAGCACCTGCTCGTCCTCGTCGACCACTCCCTGGCCCGGGCGGCCGTGCAGCGCACGGAGGTCGAGGCCGTGCGCGCGGACGCCGACGCGACCCTCCGGGACCTCCGTGGGCGGGTGCGCGCGCTGGCGGCCGAGCTCGAGACGCTGGTGAACGAGGCGCACCGCGACGAGATGGCGCGCACCGAGCAGCGGCTCCGGGTGGAGAACCTCGTCGAGAAGGCCGCCGCGGAGCTGGCCCTCGACCCGGAGGTCCTGGTCGCCGAGTTCGGCCCCGACCAGCTGGTGCCCGTGCTGACCCGCGCGGACGGGACGGCGCTGCCCGCTCCTGAGGAACTCGCCGAGGGCGAGGAGCTCCCGGCACCGCGACCGTACGTCCGCGAGGAGCAGGCCACCCGGCTGCGCAAGGCCGAGCGCGCGCTGTCGGTGCTCGGCCGGGTCAACCCGCTCGCGCTCGAGGAGTTCGACGCGATGGAGGAGCGGCACCGCTTCCTCGCCGAGCAGCTGGAGGACCTGCGGCGCACCCGCAAGGACCTCGTCGACATCATCGCCGACGTCGACGCGCGGGTGCAGCAGGTCTTCGCCGAGGCGTACGCCGACGTCGAGGTCGCCTTCGCCCGCGTCTTCTCCCGGCTCTTCCCGGGCGGTGAGGGCCGGCTGGTGCTGACCGAGCCGGGCGACTGGCTGACCACCGGCATCGACGTCGAGGCGCGCCCTGCGGGCAAGAAGGTCAAGCGGCTCTCGCTGCTGTCCGGCGGGGAGCGCTCGCTCGTGGCCGTCGCGTTCCTGGTGTCGCTGTTCATCGCCCGGCCGAGCCCGTTCTACATCCTCGACGAGGTCGAGGCGGCGCTGGACGACACCAACCTCGGCCGGCTGCTCGACATCTACACCGAGCTGCGGGCCAGCAGCCAGCTCCTGGTCATCACCCACCAGAAGCGCACGATGGAGGTCGCCGACGCGCTCTACGGCGTCACGATGCGCGGCGACGGGGTCTCGGCGGTGATCTCGCAGCGGCTCCGGGAGGCCGAGGCGGTCGCCTAGAGGTCCGACCGGTGATCCGCCGGTCGCACGGGCCCGCCTACGGCGCCGACGAGGTGACGCGGTGCCGGGCGCGGGCCCCGGCGACGAGCACCACGAGGCCGATCAGCAGCCAGACGCCGGAGCCCGCCACCGCGGAGACCCGGCCGTCGAGCAGGCCAACGACGACGCCGACCACCCCGACCACGGTCAGGACGACGCCGACGACGACCGCCAGCGTGTCGCGCCGGAGGCGCTCGTCCCGGCTCGTGCCCTGCTCGTCGTCGACCACGGGACCACGGTAGGGCGCGTCGTTATCGATTCGAGAGGCGGCGCGACGGCGTGTCCGGGCCGGGCCCCGGCGGCGGGCGACGGACGATCTCGAGGTCGGCGCCACCGGCGTCGACGCACGGCAGTTCCTTCCCCGGAACACCTGACTGTCGAGAGAGGTCGACGACCCATGCCCGCCTTCCCCCGTACCGCCGCATGACCGCCATCGTCGTCGCGAGCCTGCTGCTCCTCACCCTGGTCGTCGCCATCGTGGGCGTCGTCGTCGTCGGCCTCGAGGGCCGCGGCGTCGCCCGGCTGCCCCGGCTGGCCCCGCGCCTGCGCCGCGCGGCGCGCCACCTGAACGGGGAGGCCACGCCGCCGCCCGCGTTCCTGCGCCTGCTGCGCCGCCTGCACGTCATCACCGGCTGAGCGGTCGCGGCACACCTCCGACCGACCGCTCGCGCGGGGCCCGACCGCCCGGCGCGAGCGGGCGGGAGGCCCACCGGCCGCCCCTAGGATGAGCCGGTGACAGGCACAGAGCTCTGGTACGTCGCGGGCGCCATCCTCGTGGCCGCGTTCCTCGTCGTCGGCCTCGTGGCCGGCACGCGGCGACGCGCGCTGCGCCGGGGGAGCGACACCCGCTCGATCACCGGTGCCCCCGGGCACGCGGGCACGGACGACGCCGAGGGCGCGCGTGCGGGTTCGGTGGACCTGCTCGAGCGGCCCGGCACCGAGGCGCCCGAGTCCGTCGAGGTCGAGCCGACGATCCCGCCGCTCGTCCACGAGCGCCCCGAGACCGCCGAGAGCCGCCTCGCCCGGCTGCGCCGGCGCCTGGCCGGCCGCGACAGCGCGCTCAGCCGCGGCCTGTTGATGATCATCAGCCGCGACCGGATCGACGAGCAGACGTGGGAGGACTTCGAGGACGTCCTCATCGCCTCCGACCTCGGGGTCGGGCCGACCACGGAGCTGGTCGAGAAGCTCCGGACGCGCTTCCGCGTCGAGGACGTGTCCTCGCCCGAGCAGGCGCGGGCCGTGCTGCGCGAGGAGCTGCTGGCCCTGGTCGACCCGACGATGGATCGCTCGCTGGCCACCACCCGCGGCGAGCAGCCGGCGATCGTCATGGTCGTGGGCGTCAACGGGACGGGCAAGACGACCACGGTCGGCAAGCTCGCCCGGGTGCTCGTGTCCGAGGACAAGGACGTGCTGCTCGGTGCGGCGGACACGTTCCGCGCGGCGGCCGCGGACCAGCTCGAGACCTGGGGCGACCGCGTCGGCGTCCGGACCATCCGCGGCGCCGAGGGGGCCGACCCGGCCAGCGTGGCCTTCGAGGCCGCGCGCACGGGCGTCGAGCAGGAGGTCGACGTGGTCATCATCGACACCGCCGGCCGGCTGCACACCAAGACGGGCCTGATGGACGAGCTGGGCAAGGTCAAGCGCGTGGTCGAGCGCCAGGCGCCGGTCGGCGAGGTGCTGCTCGTGCTCGACGCCACCACGGGCCAGAACGGGCTCACGCAGGCCCGCATCTTCCGCGACGTGGTGCAGGTGACGGGGCTCGTGCTCACCAAGCTCGACGGCAGCGCCAAGGGCGGCATCGTCGTCCAGGTGCAGCGCGAGCTCGGCGTGCCGGTCAAGCTCGTCGGCCTCGGCGAGGGCGTGGACGACCTGGCGCCCTTCGACGCCGAGGTCTTCGTCGACGCGCTGCTCGAGCCCGCCTCCTAGGCCGGCGGTGGGGTGCGCGCGGGTCGTGCTGTCGTGGCGGGCATGATCCGCTCCCGCGTCCTGCTGCCGACCCCACTGCCGTGAGCGGGCGCGAGCTCGACCTCGTGCTGCTCGGGGCCACCGGCTTCGTCGGCCGGCTCACCGCCGCCCACCTCGCGCGCTCCGCCCCGGCGGGCACGCGGGTCGCGCTGGCCGGGCGCTCGTCCGGGCGGCTGCAGGCGCTGCGCGACGACCTCGGCGAGGCGGCGGCGTCCTGGGAGCTGCGGACGACCGACGTGACCGACGAGCGCGCCCTCGACCGGCTCGCCGAGCAGACCACGGTGCTCGCGACGACCGTCGGGCCGTACGCGCGCTGGGGGCTCCCGGTCGTCCGGGCCTGCGTCGACCGCGGCACCCACTACGCCGACCTCACCGGCGAGACCCTCTTCGTGCGCGACAGCGTCGCCGCCGCGCACGAGGCGGCGCAGGCGTCGGGGGCGCGGGTCGTGCACTCCTGCGGCTTCGACTCGGTGCCCTCCGACCTCGGGGTGCGGCTCGTGGCCGACGCCGCGGCAGTGGACGGCGAGGGCACGCCGGGCGTGACGAGGTTGCACGTGGTGTCGATGCGGGGCGGGTTCAGCGGCGGCACCATCGACTCCGGTCGCCAGCAGCAGATCGCCACCGCCGGTCGGCCCGACCTGCGCCGGGTCGTCGCCGACCCGGAGGCCCTCGTGGGCGCGAATCCCTCCGGCCGCGTCCGCCGCGGGCACCCGACGCTGCACCGCGACGCCGGGCGTGGCGTCTGGACGGGCCCCTTCGTCATGGGCGGCTACAACCGCCAGGTCGTCCTGCGCACGGACGCGTTGCGCGGCTGGGCGTACGGGCCGGACTTCGACTACCGCGAGATGGTCGACACCCGGCCCGGTCCGGTGGGGCTGGTCGCCGCGGCCGCGCTCGCGGGCGGGACCGCCGCGCTCATGGGCGGGCTGTCCTTCGCCCCGACCCGCGGCGTGCTCGACCGGGTGCTGCCCTCACCCGGCGAGGGGCCGAGCGACCGGGTACGCGCCGGCGAGCGGTTCCGGGTCGAGGTCGAGACCACGACCACGACAGGCGCGCGCTACGTCGCCACGGTCGCCGCGCCGTACGACCCGGGCTACGACGGGACGGCGGTCATGCTCGGTGAGGCCGCGCTGGCGCTCGCGCTGGACGACCTGCCCGAAGCCGCCGGGGTGCTGACCCCCATGACGGGGGTCGGGCCGCAGCTCGCCGAGCGGCTGCGGGCCCACCGCTTCGAGGTGGGGGTGCGCCGGGCCTGACGCCCCGGCGCGCGCCCCCGGCTCGGGGCGGGTCAGGCCGCGACGGCGGTGACCGTGGTGGGGACGTTGCCGCGGACGGCGTTGCTGTAGGGGCACACCTGGTGCGCCTTGTCGGCCAGGTCCTGGACCTGCGCGAGCTCGAAGCCGGCGAGCGACACCTCGAGGTCGACGGTCAGCGCGTAACCCTGGCCGGCGGGCCCGAAGCCGACCTTGGCGGTGACGTGGGCGTCGTCGGCCTTGATGCCGGCCTGCTTGGCCACGGCGACGAGCGCGGAGTTGAAGCAGGCCGAGTAGCCGGCGGCGAAGAGCTGCTCGGGGTTGGTGCCCGTGCCCGGCCCGCCGAGCTCCTTGGGGGCGTTCAGGTCGACCTCGAGCAGGCCGTCGCTGGTGCGCGCGTGCCCGCCGCGGCGACCGCCGACGGTGGTGGCGACGGCGGTGTAGATGATCTTCTCCGGTGTGGTGGTCATGCTGAGCGCAACCACGGCGGGGCCCGCGGGCTTCCCGAGGGGCGTGATCAGGCCGGGAGCCGGCGGGCGAGGCAGACGATGCCGGGCGAGGCGGCCCAGTGGCCGAAGGGCGGGACGTCGGTGTAGCCGCAGGCGCGGTAGAAGGCGACGGCGTCGGTCTGGATCCCGCCGGTCGAGAGCACCATCACGTCGGCGCCGTACGCCGCCGCCGTCGACTCCAGCTCGGCGAGCAGCGCACGGGCGATGCCGCGGTGCCGGGCGGAGGCGCGCGTGTACATCCGGCGGATCTCGGCCGGGCGCTCCCCGCCGAGCGCGTCGACCGGTGCGATGCGGCGCCACCCGGCCATCCCGACGGGCTCGCCGTCGAGGCGGGCCAGCAGGAACAGCCCCGCCGGTGGGGTGAGCTCGGCGTCGGTCAGCGGCGAGTCGTCGGGACCGCCGTAGATCGCGCGGTAGTAGGCCTGCACCTCCTCGGTGAGCGTGACGACGTCGGGGTCGGCGTACGTCACGCGCTCCAGGGTGGGCGCGGCGTCATCGATCGGCACGGCTCCTGCTTACCCGGGTGCTCGCCCGGGTGCTCGGCCCAGCCGACGGCGGTCCAGGTCGACGACCAGCGCCCGGTGGTCGGAGACGGGTAGCCGCAGCGAGGCGGTGCCGACCACGTCGCCGACGTCGCCGCGGGCCAGCACGTGGTCGATCTGGCGGACGGGCTCGTCGACGGGGAACGTCAGCGCGGTGGCCAGGGGACGGAATCCGCTGACGCGCCGCGCGGGCGGCGGCGTCATGTTCAGGTCGCCCATGATCAGCGCGGGGCCCGGC from Microlunatus sagamiharensis includes the following:
- the ftsY gene encoding signal recognition particle-docking protein FtsY, whose translation is MTGTELWYVAGAILVAAFLVVGLVAGTRRRALRRGSDTRSITGAPGHAGTDDAEGARAGSVDLLERPGTEAPESVEVEPTIPPLVHERPETAESRLARLRRRLAGRDSALSRGLLMIISRDRIDEQTWEDFEDVLIASDLGVGPTTELVEKLRTRFRVEDVSSPEQARAVLREELLALVDPTMDRSLATTRGEQPAIVMVVGVNGTGKTTTVGKLARVLVSEDKDVLLGAADTFRAAAADQLETWGDRVGVRTIRGAEGADPASVAFEAARTGVEQEVDVVIIDTAGRLHTKTGLMDELGKVKRVVERQAPVGEVLLVLDATTGQNGLTQARIFRDVVQVTGLVLTKLDGSAKGGIVVQVQRELGVPVKLVGLGEGVDDLAPFDAEVFVDALLEPAS
- a CDS encoding GNAT family N-acetyltransferase, yielding MPIDDAAPTLERVTYADPDVVTLTEEVQAYYRAIYGGPDDSPLTDAELTPPAGLFLLARLDGEPVGMAGWRRIAPVDALGGERPAEIRRMYTRASARHRGIARALLAELESTAAAYGADVMVLSTGGIQTDAVAFYRACGYTDVPPFGHWAASPGIVCLARRLPA
- the smc gene encoding chromosome segregation protein SMC: MYLKNLTLRGFKSFASATSLTFEPGITCVVGPNGSGKSNVVDALAWVMGEQGAKSLRGGKMEDVIFAGTAGRAPLGRAEVALTIDNTDGALPLEYTEVTISRTMFRNGGSEYAINGRPARLLDVQELLSDSGIGREMHVIVGQGQLDTILQATPEVRRGFVEEAAGVLKHRKRKEKALRKLEACEGNLERLSDLLTEIRRQLKPLGRQAEVARKAAVVQAEARDARARLLADDLVQATLALESEVAGAEALLARRGSLETALAQARESEAAAEERLREATPRLTRAQETWYALAGLRERVTSTISIATERVRHASDQPDEVRTGRDPEALEREAEAVAAQEADLLAEVARRSAALAEATAARAAAEEAHRAEEQRYAALVRAAADRREGLVRLHGQVEALRSRGEAADAELERLATARGEAERRAEEATLAFTALESRIAGLDDGELGLDSQYEEAAAALEAVEVRRRELREAETAAAQERAALAARVDALGLGLQRKDAAAALLAEGSTVTGLLGSLSTLLRVEPGLETAVAAALGTLADAVAVEGLDTAFAAVDHLKTEDLGRAGLLVVGAPTPIRSEDRDGADVLPDGSRWATDVVQAPEPLRPALARALHLVAVVEDLAAARSFVQARPEVTAVTRAGDVVAAHLVSGGSSAQPSLLEAQAALDEAGERLAAAEHTLERLRFTRAGVEDEHRDAAEAVEVALARLHESDAVMSALAEELGQRSAQARGSSAEAGRLGQAIEQARGTHAEDAARLVALQERLAAAEEPTGDEEPDPAQRDALGERARLARAGEMDARLALRTQEERARALSGRADTLRRAARAERDSRAKAHARRERMQREARTAAAVRLGAEHLLVLVDHSLARAAVQRTEVEAVRADADATLRDLRGRVRALAAELETLVNEAHRDEMARTEQRLRVENLVEKAAAELALDPEVLVAEFGPDQLVPVLTRADGTALPAPEELAEGEELPAPRPYVREEQATRLRKAERALSVLGRVNPLALEEFDAMEERHRFLAEQLEDLRRTRKDLVDIIADVDARVQQVFAEAYADVEVAFARVFSRLFPGGEGRLVLTEPGDWLTTGIDVEARPAGKKVKRLSLLSGGERSLVAVAFLVSLFIARPSPFYILDEVEAALDDTNLGRLLDIYTELRASSQLLVITHQKRTMEVADALYGVTMRGDGVSAVISQRLREAEAVA
- a CDS encoding saccharopine dehydrogenase family protein; the encoded protein is MSGRELDLVLLGATGFVGRLTAAHLARSAPAGTRVALAGRSSGRLQALRDDLGEAAASWELRTTDVTDERALDRLAEQTTVLATTVGPYARWGLPVVRACVDRGTHYADLTGETLFVRDSVAAAHEAAQASGARVVHSCGFDSVPSDLGVRLVADAAAVDGEGTPGVTRLHVVSMRGGFSGGTIDSGRQQQIATAGRPDLRRVVADPEALVGANPSGRVRRGHPTLHRDAGRGVWTGPFVMGGYNRQVVLRTDALRGWAYGPDFDYREMVDTRPGPVGLVAAAALAGGTAALMGGLSFAPTRGVLDRVLPSPGEGPSDRVRAGERFRVEVETTTTTGARYVATVAAPYDPGYDGTAVMLGEAALALALDDLPEAAGVLTPMTGVGPQLAERLRAHRFEVGVRRA
- a CDS encoding organic hydroperoxide resistance protein; this encodes MTTTPEKIIYTAVATTVGGRRGGHARTSDGLLEVDLNAPKELGGPGTGTNPEQLFAAGYSACFNSALVAVAKQAGIKADDAHVTAKVGFGPAGQGYALTVDLEVSLAGFELAQVQDLADKAHQVCPYSNAVRGNVPTTVTAVAA